One Brassica napus cultivar Da-Ae unplaced genomic scaffold, Da-Ae ScsIHWf_1075;HRSCAF=1531, whole genome shotgun sequence DNA segment encodes these proteins:
- the LOC125574870 gene encoding uncharacterized protein LOC125574870 isoform X2, with protein sequence MNTSELICQVVSEAEIFLSASDVKDNYMDASLLPKCKRFQTVIFLERVCHCNVQASQIHQKLVGVGVELKIILATRINPKFVGCLFLNATSGTYYLDNETLASETFLAGLVESIETSNGWSYMCTCPTSAQMVTS encoded by the exons ATGAACACCAGTGAGTTGATTTGTCAGGTCGTTTCTGAAGCAGAAATCTTTCTTTCAGCATCTGATGTGAAGGATAACTACATG GATGCCAGTCTATTACCGAAGTGTAAACGGTTTCAGACAGTTATTTTCCTTGAGCGG GTCTGCCACTGTAATGTTCAAGCTAGCCAAATTCACCAGAAATTAGTTGGGGTGGGTGTGGAGCTTAAGATTATTCTTGCCACCAGAATTAATCCCAAGTTTGTTG GATGCCTATTTCTGAATGCAACATCGGGGACTTATTACTTGGACAACGAAACACTAGCAAGTGAAACCTTTTTGGCTGG TTTGG TTGAGAGCATCGAGACAAGCAATGGATGGAGCTACATGTGTACGTGTCCTACATCTGCTCAGATGGTGACAAGTTAG
- the LOC125574870 gene encoding uncharacterized protein LOC125574870 isoform X3 — protein MQMNTSELICQVVSEAEIFLSASDVKDNYMDASLLPKCKRFQTVIFLERVCHCNVQASQIHQKLVGVGVELKIILATRINPKFVGCLFLNATSGTYYLDNETLASETFLAG, from the exons ATGCAGATGAACACCAGTGAGTTGATTTGTCAGGTCGTTTCTGAAGCAGAAATCTTTCTTTCAGCATCTGATGTGAAGGATAACTACATG GATGCCAGTCTATTACCGAAGTGTAAACGGTTTCAGACAGTTATTTTCCTTGAGCGG GTCTGCCACTGTAATGTTCAAGCTAGCCAAATTCACCAGAAATTAGTTGGGGTGGGTGTGGAGCTTAAGATTATTCTTGCCACCAGAATTAATCCCAAGTTTGTTG GATGCCTATTTCTGAATGCAACATCGGGGACTTATTACTTGGACAACGAAACACTAGCAAGTGAAACCTTTTTGGCTGG TTGA
- the LOC125574870 gene encoding uncharacterized protein LOC125574870 isoform X1: MQMNTSELICQVVSEAEIFLSASDVKDNYMDASLLPKCKRFQTVIFLERVCHCNVQASQIHQKLVGVGVELKIILATRINPKFVGCLFLNATSGTYYLDNETLASETFLAGLVESIETSNGWSYMCTCPTSAQMVTS; this comes from the exons ATGCAGATGAACACCAGTGAGTTGATTTGTCAGGTCGTTTCTGAAGCAGAAATCTTTCTTTCAGCATCTGATGTGAAGGATAACTACATG GATGCCAGTCTATTACCGAAGTGTAAACGGTTTCAGACAGTTATTTTCCTTGAGCGG GTCTGCCACTGTAATGTTCAAGCTAGCCAAATTCACCAGAAATTAGTTGGGGTGGGTGTGGAGCTTAAGATTATTCTTGCCACCAGAATTAATCCCAAGTTTGTTG GATGCCTATTTCTGAATGCAACATCGGGGACTTATTACTTGGACAACGAAACACTAGCAAGTGAAACCTTTTTGGCTGG TTTGG TTGAGAGCATCGAGACAAGCAATGGATGGAGCTACATGTGTACGTGTCCTACATCTGCTCAGATGGTGACAAGTTAG